Part of the Musa acuminata AAA Group cultivar baxijiao chromosome BXJ2-7, Cavendish_Baxijiao_AAA, whole genome shotgun sequence genome is shown below.
GCTGCGAAATTATCTCCGAGGAAAACACCAAAACGGAGGATGATATTGCAGGGAAACGACTGGGAAGCAACGATGCCGAGGTAGCGGTTGTCTGCCTCTTTATCTCCTTCCTTTCTCGGCAACTGGGAGGTAGCGGCAGCGGTGCAGTTAGGAAGCGGCGGTGGCAATAGTGAGACTCTCTGTCTCTGCTCCTCTAGGTCACTGGTCTTGTTTGCGGCGGTGGAACAGGTGAAGAAGCTACGGAGGTTGGGGAGGAGAGGTTTTGGGACTCCTCGGTGGGGTCGTACCTACCTAATACGAGGGTCAGGTTGAGGTTCTTTGCGTGCAGTGCGATTGGGGTTGGCCGAAGTTGGTGGTCCGCAGGCTGGCGGAGAAGAAGAAGGTTGCGGGAGTGCCGAGGGTCCTTGTGAGAACCCTAGCCCTCTATGCAGTGGTGTTGGGAAGCCGCACCAATCGCTCGGCAGTAGCTGAGGAGAGAGATGGTAGTTGCGGCAGTTGGGGTGTAAGATGGCGACGGAGGGGGTTGCAGATGCCGATCGTGCGCGGTTGCTGCGTGCGCGGCTGGAGGCAATAGCGTCGCTGTGAGCGATTATGATTGCGGTTGCGGCTACTGCGACTTAAGGGGAGGCAGCGAGCGTCATGGGCGACGCAGGGCGCTATTGGCGGTGGCATCTTTGGCGGGAGAAATAGTCTCCTCCTTCGCACTGATCGCTCGATAGTAGCTGAGGAGATAGGTGGTGGTCGCGGCTGCTGTAGAGATGCGGAGAAGGACCGTGGCTGGGAAACAGAGGCGGTGGCCCTTTCTCGCTCGAGCGGGATGGGACGCGACTCCCggctattattttctttttaagatgATGATGGCTACGACGACGAAATGATATGAGAAATTACAGCGGAACGTCGAGGATCGTTGCTTTGATACtagatgataagaccctagggttttatcatagaagaagagaaagaaaagggatgatcacttcaaggggatcgacctcctagggtttgctaaaagctagaataatatttcataaatgatgaaaagaaacagatacatCTATATTTACATAGTTCCACCcctgagtccatcaggacttggactcctaataaataaataaatcttaaataagTCTCTATTTGATTCTTACTGGACTAGACAAACTCAGTAAAACATTATTCAAAGTTCAGAAAATAAAAGGGATCTTAACAGTCTAACCTCTCCTTAAAAGTTTCATAATCTTCTTATCTTTTCATGAACAAATGCATTCAGCAAACTGAACTTCAAAATTTTGTATGTAGAAGTATGCTCTCTTGGTTGCATTGGAGTCCAGTGAAAGCTTCTTACTGTAGTTTCTTTTTGTCAATTTTCCCTTTATAAATGGTTCTTCAGTTAATCTGTTCTGACATTCTCAACCGTTAAATTTGAAGGCATACAGGGTGAGACACTCACGCAGGTTGCACTGCAGATGCACTTTTGTGGTCAAATGGCTTGTACCTAAGCTGAAGGGGATAACAATAAATGTTCCATCTAAGTCAATTATGAAGCTTTCAGATAAAAAAATTGATAGCCACCCAGTAGTAGCTGCATTCTTGGCTGCTTTGAAACCTATACCTGATGTGAAAGTTCTTCCATTCCTTAATTCTTTAGAGGAAGCTACCTGTGAGGCTAACCTCCCTCAAGATCTGGAAAAGCAAGTAGAGATGATTAGCAAATTGGCTGATGGATCTGAGCCCTCAAAAGATGTACTGTCGAAATGTAAACAAGGTATTGCTCTCTTTGTCCCATTATTTTGCTACTCAAACATATTGTTATTACCTGATGGTTTTGTTGACAGGCAAAGAAATTTATATTAGTCATTGAGCAAGCATTCAAGAAGCAGGTGTTAAAATAAAGCAAATAGGGTTTCATAGTTGGAACCATTGATCTAAAATATTGCTGACTCAATAATTCCTAATGATTAACTTGTATGGTGTGTTACGGATCTTGTGCTAATTTAGTATTAGTGACATGGAGTTCTTATAAATGCACTAAGTTGTGATGCATCTCATGTTAACATAATGCAATGCACATGTACTTTTCAATTACAGAAGAAAATATCTACATTTTTTACATAGAATTCATATGGACAAGATTTTCAGAGGTGTTCTCACCAGTTACTTCTAGATcaatgttatactgctgaaaacaATTTTCTGTTTGCAGCTAATTCTGTGAGACGAAGAAGGAGCACTATTACGTCAGATACAGTTTCACTCATAAATCAAGGTAACTCTAGAAGAATCACCAGGAGCCAGACCAAAGTCAATGCAGAACTTGTGAAGCATTGCGATAATGCTCCTCTactcaatcctcttgctgctcaaGCAGCACTTGCTTCCTTAGTGCATGGACAGCTAGCAGATAAGCAAGAATCTTCCATCTTTAGGTTACAAGATTGCCTATCAGACCTACCCTTAAATGTTGAAAAGAAGCAAGACGATCATCTGTATCTGGAGGTAGAAGCTACTGCTATCCAATCCATTGCCTGCACCATGGATGATGTTATTGAACTTCCAAATATTGTCCAAGAAGTGACCAAACAAAGACTAATCAAAGACTTGAAGTTGAATAGCTCAATCGCTATCAGTAGAGGGGATGTTGTTAAGTTTTTTCCTGATGAATCTCCATACTCAGTCACTTTGAACAAAAAATCAGGCAGAGAATCTAATGAAT
Proteins encoded:
- the LOC103991717 gene encoding uncharacterized protein LOC103991717 isoform X3, producing the protein MDAVDSGEAFDLEAKRRDDDSWHPCRITLREDLMGRLRFRSNPVQDNCSHLRGGEKVLVMNIVQSKCFYFDAVIEKAYRVRHSRRLHCRCTFVVKWLVPKLKGITINVPSKSIMKLSDKKIDSHPVVAAFLAALKPIPDVKVLPFLNSLEEATCEANLPQDLEKQVEMISKLADGSEPSKDVLSKCKQANSVRRRRSTITSDTVSLINQGNSRRITRSQTKVNAELVKHCDNAPLLNPLAAQAALASLVHGQLADKQESSIFRLQDCLSDLPLNVEKKQDDHLYLEVEATAIQSIACTMDDVIELPNIVQEVTKQRLIKDLKLNSSIAISRGDVVKFFPDESPYSVTLNKKSGRESNESEIGCLVSSATKDHPTKLAIKGKLNGGGVSTRLTRSGVKRRIFESTEKESSNEKFPSLVSTKLSCSGPQILTKIINQYQGSGERNEIIEIVDLDASEDDESSKRELVFTSMETIIDRTQERKKRPRRSSVKFIEVDQAVVFIGGEISQPKKKRESSKKPIPRFSRRLRLLPGSRSQS
- the LOC103991717 gene encoding uncharacterized protein LOC103991717 isoform X2, which encodes MDAVDSGEAFDLEAKRRDDDSWHPCRITLSSNSAVFRISLNFESCDEEDVISSREDLMGRLRFRSNPVQDNCSHLRGGEKVLVMNIVQSKCFYFDAVIEKAYRVRHSRRLHCRCTFVVKWLVPKLKGITINVPSKSIMKLSDKKIDSHPVVAAFLAALKPIPDVKVLPFLNSLEEATCEANLPQDLEKQVEMISKLADGSEPSKDVLSKCKQANSVRRRRSTITSDTVSLINQGNSRRITRSQTKVNAELVKHCDNAPLLNPLAAQAALASLVHGQLADKQESSIFRLQDCLSDLPLNVEKKQDDHLYLEVEATAIQSIACTMDDVIELPNIVQEVTKQRLIKDLKLNSSIAISRGDVVKFFPDESPYSVTLNKKSGRESNESEIGCLVSSATKDHPTKLAIKGKLNGGGVSTRLTRSGVKRRIFESTEKESSNEKFPSLVSTKLSCSGPQILTKIINQYQGSGERNEIIEIVDLDASEDDESSKRELVFTSMETIIDRTQERKKRPRRSSVKFIEVDQGGEISQPKKKRESSKKPIPRFSRRLRLLPGSRSQS
- the LOC103991717 gene encoding uncharacterized protein LOC103991717 isoform X1; amino-acid sequence: MDAVDSGEAFDLEAKRRDDDSWHPCRITLSSNSAVFRISLNFESCDEEDVISSREDLMGRLRFRSNPVQDNCSHLRGGEKVLVMNIVQSKCFYFDAVIEKAYRVRHSRRLHCRCTFVVKWLVPKLKGITINVPSKSIMKLSDKKIDSHPVVAAFLAALKPIPDVKVLPFLNSLEEATCEANLPQDLEKQVEMISKLADGSEPSKDVLSKCKQANSVRRRRSTITSDTVSLINQGNSRRITRSQTKVNAELVKHCDNAPLLNPLAAQAALASLVHGQLADKQESSIFRLQDCLSDLPLNVEKKQDDHLYLEVEATAIQSIACTMDDVIELPNIVQEVTKQRLIKDLKLNSSIAISRGDVVKFFPDESPYSVTLNKKSGRESNESEIGCLVSSATKDHPTKLAIKGKLNGGGVSTRLTRSGVKRRIFESTEKESSNEKFPSLVSTKLSCSGPQILTKIINQYQGSGERNEIIEIVDLDASEDDESSKRELVFTSMETIIDRTQERKKRPRRSSVKFIEVDQAVVFIGGEISQPKKKRESSKKPIPRFSRRLRLLPGSRSQS